A section of the Cylindrospermum stagnale PCC 7417 genome encodes:
- a CDS encoding MarR family transcriptional regulator → MTQPNSKIQGRFYPLQHEEWLKACRELTPAQRDVLYYIRTIDPYNHGIDINAAEVARQLSAPERIVHRQTVSRALKELDAKGFIDLELLQVRTKVKPKGLWCDDAPMVCEDTDGVMTHPRCDDAPSAIVTHHAGSPHTTMDHDAPCVIATHHAEAESLVERELQNPKINKNYLDFIKTLSEEERANFWKFCEEKTKNLSQPVNDIEAWLAHQNKAGRNRWEVYYEKYLASKQVQAKKTETKNTRDEFRRELEERERKAQRAWEESQSQNLAENTGGAT, encoded by the coding sequence GTGACACAACCAAATTCAAAAATTCAGGGACGTTTCTATCCACTTCAGCATGAAGAATGGCTGAAAGCCTGCCGTGAACTCACACCAGCACAGAGGGATGTCCTCTACTACATCCGAACCATTGACCCTTATAACCACGGGATTGACATCAATGCTGCCGAGGTAGCTCGTCAACTGTCAGCACCAGAGCGGATAGTCCATAGGCAAACTGTAAGCCGCGCTCTCAAGGAATTGGACGCAAAGGGATTCATTGATCTAGAGCTATTGCAAGTCAGAACCAAGGTGAAGCCAAAGGGATTATGGTGTGATGACGCACCGATGGTGTGTGAAGACACCGATGGTGTGATGACGCACCCAAGGTGTGATGATGCACCGAGTGCGATCGTCACGCACCACGCTGGATCACCACACACCACGATGGATCATGACGCACCATGCGTGATCGCCACGCACCATGCGGAGGCTGAAAGCCTTGTGGAGAGAGAATTACAAAACCCTAAGATCAATAAGAATTATTTAGACTTTATAAAGACTCTCTCAGAAGAGGAGCGAGCGAATTTTTGGAAATTTTGTGAGGAAAAAACTAAAAATCTTAGCCAGCCAGTGAATGACATTGAGGCTTGGTTAGCTCACCAGAACAAAGCCGGAAGAAATCGCTGGGAGGTTTATTACGAAAAATATCTGGCTTCAAAACAGGTACAAGCCAAAAAAACTGAAACAAAAAATACTCGAGACGAATTCCGCCGAGAACTCGAAGAACGAGAGCGAAAGGCTCAAAGAGCTTGGGAAGAGTCGCAAAGCCAAAATCTCGCTGAGAATACTGGAGGTGCGACATGA